One Campylobacter concisus DNA window includes the following coding sequences:
- a CDS encoding glycosyltransferase family 2 protein, producing MVFAIYKNLKIMKKPKIGVIIASSLNRNDLLFSRSLNSVLSQSKTPDHILIVDDNQDETTSKDIEQRISKLKNNKIHYIKNSQTPNMSGSGAWNCGIKWYENFLDDDDYMAILDDDDSWHDEYISSCYDVITSSSKIPDAVFGFIKRGDCDKCSSFEVEDINISNFLKGNPGIQGSNMFFRFGVLKAIDGFDETLASCTDRDLMIRFLQKHSNKNIKIIPKVLVNHFASKDSVTLNFTSKTKGLNSFHIKYIRLYSKELLEEALQRARKLFNYQESANIKKIFNLVHKNTKSKKIVIGVAVHNNKNTLRRCFESILTQKDVKRDVWILIADDDSNDDWKKSLGDILKNEKIVIIDVKNHHTAKTRNDINHYIKMLFENVSFIGRLDADDEYASEDVLSKIECKFDDKKSDVLVAGNYLRLDGKIIDRVNIATSKLTNKAYLLNRLKKMSKGIAEAELPSCNVFMTPNSLQDYPEISSAEDHFLLVRLLLSDKKIEFAEDILLTIYNLSGNKTADNKQTEKYLNARKQLYEEAMRLCKMKKED from the coding sequence ATGGTTTTTGCAATTTATAAAAATTTAAAAATAATGAAAAAACCTAAAATCGGCGTAATAATAGCTTCATCTTTAAATAGAAACGATTTGCTGTTTTCTCGTTCATTAAATTCCGTTCTTAGTCAAAGCAAAACCCCAGATCATATCCTTATCGTTGATGATAATCAAGACGAAACTACAAGCAAAGATATAGAGCAGAGAATTTCAAAACTAAAAAACAATAAAATTCACTATATAAAAAACTCACAAACGCCAAATATGAGTGGAAGTGGAGCTTGGAACTGCGGGATCAAATGGTATGAAAATTTTTTAGACGATGATGACTATATGGCGATTTTAGATGACGATGATAGCTGGCATGATGAGTATATTAGTAGTTGTTATGATGTGATTACATCATCGTCCAAAATACCTGATGCTGTTTTTGGCTTTATAAAGCGAGGCGATTGTGATAAGTGTAGTTCTTTTGAGGTGGAAGATATAAACATCAGTAACTTTTTAAAAGGCAATCCCGGCATTCAAGGCAGTAACATGTTTTTTCGTTTTGGGGTGTTAAAAGCCATTGATGGATTTGATGAAACACTTGCAAGTTGTACGGATAGAGACTTGATGATTCGCTTTTTACAAAAGCATTCTAATAAAAACATAAAGATTATCCCAAAAGTACTCGTCAATCACTTCGCTTCAAAAGATAGCGTTACGTTAAATTTTACCTCCAAAACAAAAGGTTTAAATAGCTTTCACATAAAATATATCAGGCTCTACTCCAAAGAGTTGCTCGAAGAAGCCCTACAAAGAGCTAGAAAGCTTTTTAATTATCAAGAATCTGCAAATATCAAGAAAATTTTTAACCTCGTTCATAAAAATACCAAATCTAAAAAGATAGTAATTGGCGTTGCTGTTCATAATAATAAAAATACACTTCGTCGTTGTTTCGAGTCCATCCTCACACAAAAGGATGTAAAACGTGATGTTTGGATTTTGATAGCAGATGATGATTCTAATGATGATTGGAAAAAGAGTCTTGGCGATATCCTTAAAAACGAAAAAATAGTGATAATAGATGTAAAAAATCATCATACAGCCAAAACAAGAAATGATATAAACCACTATATAAAAATGCTTTTTGAAAATGTATCATTTATTGGACGGCTAGATGCTGATGATGAATATGCGAGTGAAGATGTTTTGTCTAAGATAGAGTGTAAATTTGATGACAAAAAGTCTGATGTTTTAGTGGCAGGAAACTATCTCAGGCTTGATGGAAAAATTATTGACCGTGTTAATATAGCAACATCAAAACTTACTAATAAAGCATATCTTTTAAATCGTTTAAAAAAGATGAGCAAGGGTATTGCCGAGGCCGAACTTCCATCTTGCAACGTTTTTATGACACCAAATAGCCTGCAAGATTATCCTGAAATTTCAAGTGCGGAAGATCATTTTTTACTTGTACGACTTTTGTTAAGTGATAAAAAAATAGAATTTGCCGAGGATATTTTGCTTACGATTTATAATCTAAGTGGTAATAAAACAGCAGATAACAAACAAACAGAAAAGTACTTAAACGCAAGGAAGCAACTATATGAGGAAGCGATGCGGCTATGCAAAATGAAGAAAGAAGATTAA
- a CDS encoding radical SAM protein, producing the protein MQNEERRLKAKDILVDIGLKDIHYLGQGFEGVVFHDSTHVYKVIMPFFKGKNKWNTYRHLTFFFEEENFKSFYHLEEIIEHKNVFIQKYKYEPSTPIDKFTQKDVVLFLTECWQKKIIVQDCKKENFIKVGENLKLVDMDASVYYSDNLFLNACVRMYLFLHERDNPQLKKLQRSAVNNFNLPELEGAREFINEIFSNIIFAESKKVFKDMTINKFSDLEYEIYNAKTLPHLEDLFFSKIKENLYLCDIQISDIFLNENNDFEPRSIAIGYKSLLPLEEKISILIKTCAQDVQTIEANIKHIVRQLSYPNSFYEIVVSIDTKQSDFARQFTDNADLKKLIDIVENLQQKHIIDRFIIYDASETIRINKEWFDIKTSQTHSTTNIPVSSQLYAFEKCEGDYVLQMDSDVLIGREDINHSFLTDMISEIQKNKNVLFVGFNIYNKKSKAYFGFENGGFVPEVRMGLFNKKRLFSVRPLPNTLDENLKLELTWYRSLERLQKDNGFCSIRGGDKRSFYIHPQNYRKTNSYSWMNILDRVEQGYIPNLQFGEFDCNGSFYEWCTPKRSEKMIVLSCFRNLTIHKFLRMWFSLISQTFQDFGVIFYDDCSNSSISIFIEQIIKPYKDKVTFIKGRTLQTKMQCEYLAIHYYCDNPESIIVCVDTDDALIGKETLFDIYKKYDMWGVDMTCGRVHQTYRLEPHYRYPVNFMEPRKTGGNVWQHLKTFKKYLFDSIPLSYFMYDDKEARLSKRKWIEKCDDYAMMVPIAQMSSSPLQMDFINYYYERDYDKKDANRELKEQAIKEILEKPPLSPKDVVKGRKKFLSNLDMIEIDITFECNLKCKGCNRSCGYAPSSESMTISDIEHFINESKFLSKKWKLINILGGEPTLHKDFLRIIEILQREYVDSFCQDTIIQVVSNGFTKQTKELCRQAELFKNVRIDYGSFKTKNLVDYFTPFNNAPIDDINFKDADYSTACWVASYCGLGLNKNGYYACSVCGGIDRVLGGNKGIKTLKGITTQNLQDHFKEFCKFCGNFKDYAPNYGDFIPRCEKAPFKEKISPSWKQIYDRYKRDHE; encoded by the coding sequence ATGCAAAATGAAGAAAGAAGATTAAAAGCTAAAGATATTTTGGTTGACATTGGTTTAAAAGATATCCATTACCTTGGGCAAGGTTTTGAGGGCGTCGTATTTCACGATAGTACGCATGTTTATAAAGTTATCATGCCGTTTTTTAAAGGCAAAAATAAATGGAATACTTATAGGCATCTAACTTTTTTCTTCGAAGAAGAAAATTTTAAGTCGTTTTATCATCTTGAAGAGATAATAGAGCATAAAAACGTATTTATTCAAAAATACAAATACGAGCCATCCACTCCAATAGATAAATTTACGCAAAAAGATGTTGTTTTGTTTTTAACTGAGTGCTGGCAAAAAAAGATTATAGTGCAGGATTGTAAAAAAGAGAATTTTATTAAAGTAGGCGAAAATTTAAAATTAGTCGATATGGATGCTAGTGTATATTACAGCGACAATCTATTTTTAAACGCATGCGTTAGAATGTATCTATTTTTGCATGAGCGAGATAATCCACAATTAAAAAAATTGCAAAGAAGTGCGGTTAATAATTTTAATTTACCAGAGCTAGAAGGTGCGCGAGAATTTATAAACGAGATATTTTCTAATATAATATTTGCAGAGTCAAAAAAAGTGTTTAAAGACATGACGATAAATAAATTTTCGGACTTAGAGTATGAGATTTATAATGCAAAAACTCTCCCACATCTTGAGGACCTATTTTTTTCAAAAATAAAAGAAAATCTCTATCTTTGTGATATCCAAATTTCAGACATTTTTTTAAATGAAAACAATGATTTTGAACCACGGTCGATCGCTATCGGCTATAAAAGTTTGTTGCCGTTGGAAGAGAAGATTTCTATACTTATAAAAACATGCGCGCAAGATGTCCAAACTATAGAAGCAAATATTAAGCATATCGTCAGGCAGCTTTCTTATCCAAATAGTTTTTACGAAATTGTGGTTTCTATAGACACGAAGCAGAGTGATTTTGCTAGGCAATTTACAGATAATGCCGATCTTAAAAAACTTATAGATATTGTGGAAAATTTACAGCAAAAACATATTATTGATAGATTTATTATTTACGATGCTAGTGAAACAATTAGGATAAACAAAGAGTGGTTTGATATCAAGACTAGTCAAACACACTCAACGACAAATATTCCAGTAAGCTCACAGCTTTATGCCTTTGAAAAATGCGAAGGGGATTATGTTTTACAGATGGACAGCGATGTGCTTATTGGCAGAGAAGATATCAACCACTCTTTTTTAACCGATATGATAAGTGAAATTCAAAAAAATAAAAATGTCTTATTTGTCGGTTTTAATATCTATAACAAAAAATCCAAGGCTTATTTTGGTTTTGAAAATGGCGGTTTTGTGCCAGAAGTTAGAATGGGTCTTTTTAACAAAAAACGGCTTTTTAGTGTTAGACCTTTACCAAATACACTTGATGAAAATTTAAAGCTAGAGCTTACTTGGTATCGCTCACTAGAAAGACTACAAAAAGATAACGGGTTTTGCTCTATAAGAGGCGGAGATAAACGAAGCTTTTATATCCATCCACAAAACTACCGAAAAACAAACTCTTATAGTTGGATGAATATCTTAGATAGAGTTGAGCAGGGTTATATCCCAAATTTGCAGTTTGGTGAGTTTGACTGCAACGGCTCGTTTTATGAGTGGTGCACACCAAAGCGCAGTGAAAAGATGATAGTGCTTTCTTGTTTTAGAAATTTGACTATTCATAAATTTTTACGTATGTGGTTTTCTTTGATTAGCCAAACATTTCAAGATTTTGGAGTTATTTTTTATGATGATTGCTCAAATTCTAGTATTTCGATATTTATCGAGCAAATCATTAAGCCATATAAAGATAAAGTGACTTTTATCAAAGGTCGTACTTTGCAAACAAAAATGCAGTGCGAGTATCTAGCGATTCATTATTATTGCGACAACCCAGAGTCGATCATCGTATGCGTCGACACCGATGATGCGCTAATAGGCAAAGAAACTCTTTTTGATATTTATAAAAAGTATGATATGTGGGGCGTAGATATGACTTGCGGGAGAGTTCATCAGACGTATAGACTTGAGCCACACTATCGCTATCCAGTAAATTTTATGGAGCCACGTAAAACTGGTGGCAATGTATGGCAGCATCTAAAAACATTTAAAAAATATCTTTTTGATTCAATTCCGCTTTCGTATTTTATGTACGATGATAAAGAAGCAAGGCTAAGTAAACGAAAATGGATAGAAAAATGCGATGACTACGCTATGATGGTTCCTATTGCTCAAATGAGTTCATCGCCACTACAGATGGATTTTATCAACTACTACTACGAGCGTGATTATGACAAAAAAGACGCAAACAGAGAACTAAAAGAACAGGCTATAAAAGAGATACTTGAAAAACCGCCACTATCGCCAAAAGATGTAGTCAAAGGACGAAAAAAATTTCTTTCAAATTTAGATATGATCGAAATCGACATAACATTTGAGTGCAATCTAAAATGCAAAGGGTGCAATAGATCCTGCGGATATGCCCCTTCATCTGAGAGTATGACGATTAGCGATATAGAACATTTTATTAATGAAAGTAAATTTTTGAGTAAAAAGTGGAAACTTATTAATATTTTGGGCGGTGAACCTACCTTACATAAAGATTTTTTACGAATTATTGAAATTTTACAAAGAGAGTATGTGGATAGCTTTTGTCAAGATACTATTATCCAAGTTGTTTCAAACGGCTTTACAAAACAAACAAAAGAGCTTTGCAGGCAAGCTGAGCTATTTAAAAATGTTAGGATAGATTATGGTTCGTTTAAAACTAAAAATTTAGTTGATTATTTTACTCCATTTAACAATGCTCCGATCGATGATATAAATTTCAAAGATGCTGATTATTCTACAGCGTGCTGGGTTGCCTCGTATTGTGGTCTAGGTTTAAATAAAAATGGCTACTACGCCTGTTCAGTTTGCGGTGGCATAGATAGGGTTTTAGGTGGTAACAAAGGGATAAAAACACTAAAAGGGATAACAACACAAAATTTACAAGATCACTTTAAGGAATTTTGCAAATTTTGCGGAAATTTTAAAGATTATGCACCAAACTATGGCGATTTTATCCCTAGATGTGAAAAAGCACCATTTAAAGAGAAAATTTCTCCTTCGTGGAAACAAATATATGATAGATACAAGAGAGATCATGAGTAA
- a CDS encoding UDP-glucuronic acid decarboxylase family protein codes for MIDTREIMSKTILVTGGAGFIGSHLCTRLIKDHHKVLCLDDFSTGERANIAHLKNHPNFTLMEHDITKPIDYFVDEIYNLACPASPIKYQEDPVKTIETCLIGTINCLRLAKRYGAKMLQASTSEIYGDPQQHPQKENYWGNVNPIGVRACYDEGKRAAEALCSSYKRQYEIDVKITRLFNCYGPNMTENDGRVISNFIVQALKNSDITIFGNGAQTRSFCYVDDTIDALLKFMDTDIMGPINIGNPEEYSIKDIAYKIISLVNSKSSIVYKKLPSDDPKRRKPDITLAKELLRWSPKIGIIEGLERTIAYFKQLNLSQAN; via the coding sequence ATGATAGATACAAGAGAGATCATGAGTAAAACGATTTTAGTTACTGGTGGGGCTGGTTTTATCGGGTCGCATTTGTGTACAAGGCTCATTAAAGATCACCACAAGGTCTTATGTCTTGATGATTTCAGCACTGGAGAGAGAGCCAATATAGCTCATCTAAAAAACCATCCAAATTTTACTCTTATGGAGCACGACATTACTAAGCCTATTGACTATTTTGTCGATGAAATTTATAACCTAGCATGCCCTGCTTCGCCTATAAAATATCAAGAAGATCCCGTAAAAACCATCGAGACTTGTCTAATTGGCACAATAAATTGTTTGCGTCTTGCAAAAAGATATGGAGCAAAAATGCTTCAAGCCTCAACCAGCGAAATTTATGGCGATCCACAGCAACATCCACAAAAAGAGAACTACTGGGGTAATGTAAATCCTATAGGTGTTAGAGCTTGCTACGACGAAGGTAAAAGAGCCGCCGAAGCATTGTGTAGTAGTTATAAGAGGCAATACGAAATAGATGTAAAAATCACACGTCTTTTTAACTGCTATGGTCCAAATATGACCGAAAATGACGGACGAGTAATCAGTAACTTCATAGTGCAGGCTCTTAAAAACAGCGATATAACTATCTTTGGTAACGGAGCACAAACAAGAAGCTTTTGCTATGTTGATGATACAATAGACGCACTTTTAAAATTTATGGATACAGATATAATGGGTCCCATTAATATCGGCAATCCAGAGGAATACAGCATAAAAGATATTGCATATAAAATCATCTCTTTAGTAAATTCAAAATCATCTATCGTATATAAAAAACTCCCATCTGATGATCCAAAGAGACGAAAACCAGATATTACTCTCGCAAAAGAGTTACTCAGATGGAGTCCAAAAATAGGCATTATTGAAGGGCTAGAGCGCACAATAGCATATTTTAAACAATTAAATTTAAGCCAAGCTAACTAA
- a CDS encoding hydroxymethylpyrimidine/phosphomethylpyrimidine kinase, whose amino-acid sequence MKKILIIAGSCNSGTAGLQADIKTCARLNCYSATAVTSLVAETTDAIKSVVCLEPGFVKDQLSTLAEEFSFDAIKIGMLFSEEIMDVVHEFLLTQKAKVVLDPVCVSKSGHKLIKDSAVEKLKELMKLATVATPNLDEANVLFGGNFKDLPCDIIVKKHVSEDSSIDTLYRKDGSLQNFKTPLASPLVMSGTGCTFSTALACYLAKGKSLEEAIGLSKEYICEIIKESIDTKLGKNRLLWHGAR is encoded by the coding sequence ATGAAAAAAATTCTAATCATCGCAGGCTCTTGCAATAGCGGCACAGCAGGGCTTCAGGCTGATATAAAGACATGCGCTAGGCTAAACTGCTATAGCGCAACGGCGGTCACTTCGCTAGTTGCTGAGACCACAGACGCGATAAAAAGCGTAGTTTGCCTAGAGCCTGGCTTTGTTAAAGACCAGCTTAGCACGCTTGCGGAGGAATTTAGCTTTGATGCCATAAAGATCGGTATGCTCTTTAGCGAGGAGATAATGGACGTGGTGCATGAGTTTTTACTCACTCAAAAGGCAAAAGTCGTGCTTGATCCAGTCTGCGTCTCAAAGAGCGGCCACAAGCTCATAAAAGATAGCGCGGTAGAGAAGCTAAAAGAGCTAATGAAGCTAGCCACCGTCGCCACGCCAAATTTAGATGAGGCAAACGTCCTTTTTGGAGGGAATTTTAAAGATCTACCTTGCGATATCATTGTGAAAAAACATGTAAGCGAGGATAGCAGCATAGATACGCTTTATAGAAAAGATGGCTCACTGCAAAATTTCAAAACCCCGCTTGCTAGCCCGCTTGTGATGAGCGGCACTGGTTGTACTTTCTCAACGGCGCTTGCTTGCTACCTTGCAAAGGGCAAGAGCTTGGAGGAGGCCATAGGGCTTTCAAAAGAGTATATTTGTGAGATTATAAAAGAGAGTATCGACACAAAACTAGGCAAAAACCGCCTTCTTTGGCACGGAGCAAGGTAA
- a CDS encoding retention module-containing protein, with translation MATRIGVIKSISQGANVIATAKDGTQRVLKVGDEIFLGETIQTTDFDSKVVITANDGKDIAIIGKDTLNLDKSVAHNESFGDDSVADVSAIQKALLDGANITDLEETAAGGNQGGNAGGDGVSLGAASFEEGGHYSNINENYRNLTDANKAFQTPENSIGGYNDGNDAGNATPVAPVIPPISVDIKTLTDDFGTITGDYSLDAPSVPRTNDATPTISGTVEPTAVRAVVSVLDKDGHEVFTKTLNPSDYADGKFKFTTDELSVDGKHDGDYKVKVVATGIDGQTATDTGSFVLDTVAKITINVETEMSLVKESEMSSGLKGNFWFNHIYEKDGVKGIELRDFKNKIPGGFENTEYAHRGMKQNDFVEYYMNNTKPWASFKAKELNFQQGKGGDRDNVDSDAGTVSGLDGAHNMIGKVDLDGNVVTPNNEWVAPNFKALEYFIDNAKGKGSDIHIVRDAPNGKNTTAGAMINLKGTMYLEPGDYKFDAKGTDDSVRFKVDGVTMVDYDTIHSENRATVTTLHVDKAGYYDFDMSYANYIYWGKLKLTVSKDGGPESILGSEASGIKLNSTDFDSYVDTVTRNVYKVTQKITGTVDNVEDGQIVTVTSSTGESHTAKVVDGKYEVEFKTSDPKATYTAKVSDLVGNEAQASSTKLNVANTDLIDAIDNDASNVSANTNTGINDATKYYKFTTDDIAQTDKFSTNAPLPVLSDKTPTFTGSIDSSATKAIITVFDKNGHEVFTKELSQSEFANGKFEVTSDSLEDGNYKIKATAIFENGENKTSSTVVSDFVVDKTPVTIENIKIIENDNEGQHHTINFNLKNYEDGDKIESIKIVTADGNTNVISVGTTKPTNGVLSFEYDHKIKLGDKIEVEMTDKAGTKYTHVNEILVPTMTQFENGNDTTTNANNRSAEKLWGTMDMSESGFRADGSRIVSNDAIPYLRAVIPEDATAGNASNNQTVSEFLNSGRGISWGTGDVRFVATNVDKGVSKDLLSQAIEKPIGNVTPDHYNRLTGYNNRLDAAGKMADGVYKISIDGKYQGGDELLYNSIKFTIDATAATIKDSNLSYDAAANKTTWSGNLSENGVGASYTLKQHFEEAVKGIALKDSITLRGADGHIITANSVTLDDNGNFEAVFNGDVKSSDVYLQISDIAKNTTVVANNDNNNVITTSEGNDIINVGNGDNVIHAGRGENEIRTGNGDNVIITGDNNDVITTGSGNDYIDAGRSGYTGMNKGDLVNAGAGNDKVVFTFDNPRAATSQSLDGGEGTDTLIMRPVAKDGTIDFDKIDNKGLNNAIKNFEEIQLGMDEHGNDNQAVKLLNLKADNVFSITDDVNTILKISGDNKDSVSLKGFTEATNQSGVESGYTRYEGETSTAKTIYIDIDNDINKQLV, from the coding sequence ATGGCAACAAGGATAGGCGTAATCAAAAGCATCTCACAAGGAGCAAATGTAATCGCAACTGCAAAGGATGGCACACAAAGAGTGTTAAAAGTAGGCGATGAAATTTTTCTTGGTGAGACTATACAGACAACTGATTTTGACTCAAAAGTAGTCATAACTGCAAACGATGGCAAAGACATTGCGATCATCGGAAAAGATACCCTAAATTTAGACAAGAGCGTAGCTCACAACGAGAGCTTTGGCGACGATAGCGTAGCTGATGTAAGTGCTATACAAAAAGCACTTCTTGATGGTGCAAACATCACTGATCTTGAAGAGACTGCAGCTGGTGGTAACCAAGGTGGTAATGCTGGCGGAGACGGTGTAAGCTTAGGTGCTGCAAGCTTTGAAGAGGGCGGTCACTACTCAAACATCAACGAAAACTACAGAAATTTAACTGATGCAAACAAAGCTTTTCAAACTCCAGAAAACTCAATCGGCGGTTATAATGATGGCAATGACGCAGGCAACGCAACTCCTGTTGCACCAGTCATACCTCCAATCAGCGTTGATATCAAAACTTTAACTGATGATTTTGGCACTATAACTGGGGATTATAGCTTAGATGCGCCAAGCGTACCTCGCACAAATGACGCTACTCCAACTATAAGCGGCACAGTTGAGCCTACTGCTGTAAGAGCGGTTGTTAGCGTGCTTGACAAGGACGGACACGAAGTCTTTACAAAAACTCTAAATCCAAGCGACTATGCTGATGGTAAATTTAAATTTACAACTGATGAGTTAAGCGTAGATGGCAAACATGATGGCGATTATAAAGTAAAAGTAGTAGCTACAGGGATAGACGGACAAACAGCAACCGATACTGGTAGTTTCGTGCTTGACACAGTTGCAAAAATAACTATAAACGTTGAAACAGAGATGAGCCTTGTTAAAGAGTCTGAGATGAGTAGCGGACTAAAAGGAAATTTCTGGTTTAACCACATCTATGAAAAAGATGGCGTAAAGGGTATTGAGCTAAGAGACTTTAAAAATAAAATACCTGGTGGTTTCGAAAATACAGAATATGCTCATAGAGGTATGAAGCAAAATGACTTTGTCGAATACTATATGAATAACACCAAACCTTGGGCAAGCTTTAAAGCAAAAGAGCTAAATTTCCAACAAGGTAAAGGTGGCGATAGAGATAATGTTGATAGTGATGCTGGAACAGTCTCAGGACTAGATGGCGCTCATAATATGATAGGCAAGGTTGATCTTGATGGTAATGTAGTAACCCCAAATAATGAGTGGGTAGCTCCAAATTTCAAAGCACTTGAGTATTTCATCGACAACGCAAAAGGAAAAGGTAGTGATATTCATATCGTAAGAGATGCTCCTAATGGCAAAAATACAACAGCTGGTGCGATGATAAATTTAAAAGGCACTATGTATCTTGAGCCAGGGGATTATAAATTTGACGCAAAAGGCACTGATGATAGCGTAAGATTTAAGGTTGATGGCGTTACTATGGTTGATTATGACACTATTCACTCAGAAAATAGAGCCACAGTTACAACTTTACACGTTGATAAAGCAGGTTACTATGACTTTGATATGAGCTATGCAAACTACATCTACTGGGGCAAGCTAAAACTAACAGTTTCAAAAGATGGCGGACCTGAGAGCATACTTGGCTCAGAGGCAAGTGGTATAAAACTAAATTCAACCGACTTTGACAGCTACGTAGATACAGTAACAAGAAATGTCTATAAAGTAACTCAAAAGATCACAGGAACTGTTGATAATGTAGAAGACGGACAGATCGTAACTGTCACATCAAGCACAGGCGAGAGCCATACAGCTAAAGTGGTAGATGGCAAATATGAAGTTGAGTTTAAAACAAGCGATCCAAAAGCGACATACACTGCAAAAGTTAGCGACCTTGTAGGCAACGAGGCACAGGCATCATCAACTAAGCTAAATGTCGCTAATACAGACCTAATAGACGCTATAGATAATGACGCAAGCAATGTAAGTGCGAATACAAATACAGGTATAAATGACGCAACTAAATATTATAAATTTACAACTGACGACATCGCTCAAACTGATAAATTTTCAACCAACGCGCCATTACCAGTGCTAAGCGACAAAACTCCGACATTTACAGGTAGCATAGATAGTAGCGCAACTAAAGCGATCATCACTGTGTTTGATAAAAATGGACACGAAGTCTTTACAAAAGAGCTTAGCCAAAGTGAATTTGCAAATGGTAAATTTGAAGTCACATCTGATAGCTTAGAGGATGGCAACTACAAGATCAAAGCAACTGCTATCTTTGAAAATGGCGAGAACAAGACAAGTAGTACGGTAGTGAGTGATTTTGTGGTTGATAAGACACCAGTTACTATAGAAAACATCAAGATCATCGAAAATGACAATGAGGGGCAACACCATACGATCAATTTTAACCTCAAAAACTATGAGGATGGCGATAAGATCGAGAGTATAAAAATCGTAACAGCTGATGGAAATACTAACGTAATCTCTGTTGGCACAACTAAACCAACCAATGGTGTGCTAAGCTTTGAGTACGATCACAAGATAAAACTAGGCGATAAGATCGAAGTTGAGATGACTGATAAAGCTGGCACAAAATATACTCATGTAAATGAAATTTTAGTTCCAACTATGACGCAGTTTGAAAACGGCAACGATACAACTACAAATGCAAATAACCGCTCAGCTGAGAAGTTGTGGGGCACTATGGATATGAGTGAGAGTGGCTTTAGAGCTGATGGCTCAAGGATCGTTTCAAACGACGCTATACCATACCTAAGAGCTGTGATCCCAGAAGATGCAACAGCTGGCAATGCTAGCAATAATCAAACTGTAAGTGAGTTTTTAAATAGTGGTAGAGGCATATCATGGGGCACTGGCGATGTTAGATTTGTAGCAACTAACGTTGATAAAGGTGTTTCAAAAGATCTATTATCTCAAGCGATAGAAAAACCAATAGGCAATGTAACGCCTGATCACTACAACAGACTTACAGGCTATAACAACAGACTTGATGCCGCTGGCAAAATGGCTGATGGCGTTTATAAAATTTCTATCGATGGTAAATATCAAGGAGGAGACGAGCTACTTTACAACTCTATTAAATTTACGATCGACGCAACAGCTGCAACGATAAAAGACTCAAATTTAAGCTACGATGCAGCTGCAAATAAAACCACATGGAGTGGAAATTTAAGTGAAAATGGAGTTGGTGCAAGCTATACACTAAAACAACACTTTGAAGAGGCGGTAAAAGGCATAGCTCTAAAAGATAGCATCACGCTAAGAGGTGCTGATGGACACATCATAACTGCAAATTCTGTAACGCTTGATGATAATGGAAATTTCGAAGCGGTATTTAACGGCGATGTAAAATCAAGCGATGTCTATCTACAAATTTCTGATATCGCTAAAAATACAACAGTAGTTGCAAATAATGACAACAATAATGTCATCACAACAAGCGAAGGCAACGACATCATCAATGTTGGAAACGGCGATAACGTCATACACGCAGGACGCGGTGAAAATGAAATTCGCACAGGCAATGGCGACAACGTAATCATCACTGGCGATAACAACGACGTCATAACCACAGGAAGTGGCAACGACTACATCGACGCTGGCAGAAGTGGCTATACTGGCATGAACAAAGGCGATCTAGTAAATGCTGGAGCTGGCAATGATAAGGTTGTATTTACCTTTGATAATCCAAGAGCAGCTACATCTCAAAGTCTTGATGGCGGAGAAGGTACAGATACGCTTATCATGCGTCCAGTGGCAAAGGATGGCACTATCGACTTTGATAAGATAGACAACAAAGGCTTGAATAACGCGATCAAGAATTTTGAAGAGATCCAACTTGGCATGGATGAGCATGGCAATGACAATCAAGCTGTTAAGCTACTAAATTTAAAAGCGGATAATGTATTTAGCATCACTGATGATGTAAATACTATCTTAAAAATAAGTGGCGATAACAAAGATAGCGTTTCATTAAAAGGATTTACTGAGGCTACAAATCAAAGTGGTGTCGAATCTGGATATACAAGATACGAGGGTGAAACAAGCACAGCAAAAACTATCTATATAGACATCGATAACGACATAAACAAACAACTTGTATAA